CACTCCGCCAAACCACAGTGCGCGATTGCTGATTGTTTCTGGCAGCTGCTGGTTGGCCCATTCCCCAAGCGACGCGAAGGTCTCGTCGACCAGATCCATGGGCACGCTGGCCATGGAAAAAATCAGGTAGAACACGCCTAGCATCACAGCTAGAAACGCGAATACGCCGACAACAGGATTCGTCAGTAGTTTGTCGACAGCAGCCGTGCGACGGCCGAGCATATCGGGAGAATGAACGGCTGCCTTGGAAACTCGTTCAGCCCAGTCATAGCGAGCAGAAAACTGGCAACCCGTGCAGCCCGTGGTGCAGCTTTGATGTTCTGTTTGAAGGACAGGCAAAGGCGATGACAGCCGCTCGTGCAGCAGCTTCTTCAGCTCGGGCACTCCGCGCCCCGTCTTGGCGCTGACCGGCACAACGGGGCAGTGAAGCTCTGCGGCCAGCTTGTCGACTTCGATGCGAATGTCGGCTGCGGTGGCGGCATCGATCAGATTTAGTGCGACAACCGTTGGCAGTTCCAGATCCAAAATCTGGCTGGCCAGAAACAGGTTGCGTTCCAAATTGGTGGCGTCCAAAACCAACACCACAACGTCTGGTACGTCCGCCCCATCAATTTCGCCCAGCAGCACGGCCTTGGCAACCTGCTCTTCCGGGCTGAGCGCATCGATGCTGTACAGGCCTGGCAGGTCAATCAATTCGGCCGACTGGCCGGGTAAAGCCACTGTGCCTTTGCGCAAATCGACCGTAATGCCCGGGTAATTCGCTGTGCGAGCTCGAAGACCTGTCAGCCGGTTGAACAGCGAAGTCTTGCCGGCATTCGGATTTCCCACCAAAGCGACCGTCGCGCGTTTAGTGTCCACAACCGACATACTCAGGCCATCCCGGCGAGTGCGTTTTCCTCGATGACCATGGCCGGAACGACTTCAGTTACCGCCGAAGTCACCTGAATGCTGCGAGCCAGCGATCGAGAGACGCCGATTCGTGAACCAACAACGCGAACGATCATCGGATCGCCGGTCTGCAAAACGTCAATCCGACGGTTCTCACAGATGCCCAGTCGTTTCAGGCGGACTGTCTCGTCGCCACGATCTTCAATGTCTTCAACAAAGAAGGAACCAGGATTCACTAGATCAGAGAGCTTGGATGTGGTCACGGCAGGATACCCAAAGGGTTGTGAGGCAGGCACTTACATCTTTCGCGTTTGCTTCCAGCCAGACGCCGAAGCGGTTACTGAGACTCAATCTCAGCCACTGATTGTATCGGGCGTTCGACGGGATTCCAACACTGCGGCCGCCGGTTTTCGCAATTCCCGCCGGTAGAAACGACGCGTGCGGGGCCTTCTCAGGGCCAAGTGTTGCAGTTTCCAGTCCCAACCCAGCG
This DNA window, taken from Fuerstiella marisgermanici, encodes the following:
- a CDS encoding FeoA family protein, which encodes MTTSKLSDLVNPGSFFVEDIEDRGDETVRLKRLGICENRRIDVLQTGDPMIVRVVGSRIGVSRSLARSIQVTSAVTEVVPAMVIEENALAGMA